The genomic DNA AAATCGTGgaagaactaacaaacatgatcttttcattcaaatgtttgtttagccgatatcaagggataagattccttaataagtgggaaatcaaatttcctccaatgcctataaatacaagtcatatgatcaaagcaaaggtaatcacaactctcataaCTTGAGCTCTGTAGTTGTTACTGTTATCCTTTCctattctgacttaggcatcggagtgctcaCGCGGCTCACCCCCGGccacttcgatccttctttcttctttgttgtgcagtcaaattGTTCGGGTGTTGGTCCAACTCAAGCTCGGCAAGCGTGCCACGTCATCTTTTGGAAAACTGtgtatcaacagtttggcgccgtttGTGGGAACTtcgattttcatcagttctctACTAATCTAAAATGGTGACTACCCGTTCCACTGCTGCAGCCTCCAACGTACCACCACCATCCGATCTAGCCGaattcatgaagcagatgtctGAATCCATGAAGGTTCTGAAaaagcagaatgaagacctAGCTATAAGGCTCACAGCTGCTGAGGGCCGTAATAGCCAGAGGGATCAAGAGCGAGCACGAAGGCGTGAAGAACGGCGTGAGAGGGAAAGGCGAAGGGAGATTCGTGATGGGAAGCGAACTGCAGGTTCCCATCGCGATGAGGAAGCAAGTTCAGTCCAAGCTAGCCATCATACTACTGTCCAGAATGAGGAGCATCGTGAGCAGTAGAACCCAGAGAGGTCTCAGCATACTAGGCCTCGAAGGGAGCAATTTCAGGGGCGAAATGAAGCCCAGATGAGTGCTGACATGGAAGATTTGAAGAAGAAGTACGAAGAACTAACTCGCAGGCTGGCTGAAAAGGATGGAAAAACCCCTGCTTCGGGGCTTATGGATAACACCGATCTGCCTTTCACTGACCGAGTGTTAAGTTTCCCTTTGCCTGAAAACTTCAAGATGCCTCGCGTCAAGGAGTTTAACGGTAGTGGCGACCCTTCTGAACATATGGAAAGCGTCCGTGTTCACTTTTCCCTTCATAGGTTTCCAGATGAAATAGCATGCAGAACCTTTCCTCTCACTCTGGAAGGAGTTGCTCAGGACTGGTTTGCCAGATTGCCTGCCAAGTCGATAGATAGTTTCAAAGAACTTGGAAGTCTCTTTTTAAGCCAATTCCTGgctaccaagaagaggaggaagcacTCGGCTTGCTTACTGTCATTACGTCAAGGGAAGGAAGAAAGCCTGAAGGATTTCATGCATaggttcaataaagaaaaattgttagtgGATAACCCGGGGGATCAAATGGTATTACCTGCATTATGGCATGGAGTCAGGCCAAACGGGCCTCTAATGGCCGAAGTATCAAAAAGTTCTACAGAAATAACTCTTCCCGAGTTTATCGCCAAAACAGAAAAGTATATTAATCAGGAGGAAATAATTAAGGCTCTCACGAAAGGTCAAGAGGAAGAAGACCGGGAGAAGGAGGACGCCAAAAAGGAAGAGGACGCCAAAAAGGAGCCACCTAGAGCATCCGCTCCGAAGGAAGAAAGGTTTCAGAAGAGAGTAGTAAAGAAGACTGTACCATCAGTCCCAAAGACAGAACCCCGGCGGCGTGAAGATCGAAGGTTCACACCCTTGAATACCAGGGTCAACGAAGTGTTTATGGAAATCAGAAGAGACCCAGCTTTCAGGTGGCCAAGTAAGTTGCGGGGTGATCCAAGGAAGCGAGATCGGACGAAGTTCTGCGAGTACCATAATGATCACGGACATTTGACGGAAGACTGCATAACCTTGCGGCAGGAAATCGAAACTTTCATTAGAAATGGAAGGCTGGTAAGATTCCTAGCAGGGGAAAGGAACCAAGGCGCGGTGCACCAATAGCCTCTCCTATTAGATGGAAACCGAGCTGAAGGGGCACGGGAGCCGAGATGTGATCGGGATGATGGTCCTAGAGAAGATCCGAGACCCCCTCGGGATCAAAGAGTAGTAAGAGAAATCCATACTATTGCCGGAggaatagctggtggaggacaGTCTAATTCGGCCAGGAAAGCCCATGCTAGGAAGACACAGGCCGAGGAAGTCTTTATAGTGCAGAGACCGTCCAAAGTTACAAAAAAGGATTCAGTGATCCTTTCTTTCTCTGAAGAGGACGCTAGGGGGGTAATGCAGCCCCATGATGATCCGCTAGTCGTAACTGTAACAGTGGCCAACCATATGATCCACAGAATTCtggtggacaatggaagctcggctGATATACTGTACTGGCcagtttttaagcaaatgggTATCGACCGTGATAGGGTCACACCATTTAGCTCTCCCCTGGTTGGATTTGCAGGAGAGCAGG from Corylus avellana chromosome ca6, CavTom2PMs-1.0 includes the following:
- the LOC132185229 gene encoding uncharacterized protein LOC132185229, with product MSADMEDLKKKYEELTRRLAEKDGKTPASGLMDNTDLPFTDRVLSFPLPENFKMPRVKEFNGSGDPSEHMESVRVHFSLHRFPDEIACRTFPLTLEGVAQDWFARLPAKSIDSFKELGSLFLSQFLATKKRRKHSACLLSLRQGKEESLKDFMHRFNKEKLLVDNPGDQMVLPALWHGVRPNGPLMAEVSKSSTEITLPEFIAKTEKYINQEEIIKALTKGQEEEDREKEDAKKEEDAKKEPPRASAPKEERFQKRVVKKTVPSVPKTEPRRREDRRFTPLNTRVNEVFMEIRRDPAFRWPSKLRGDPRKRDRTKFCEYHNDHGHLTEDCITLRQEIETFIRNGRLPLLLDGNRAEGAREPRCDRDDGPREDPRPPRDQRVVREIHTIAGGIAGGGQSNSARKAHARKTQAEEVFIVQRPSKVTKKDSVILSFSEEDARGVMQPHDDPLVVTVTVANHMIHRILVDNGSSADILYWPVFKQMGIDRDRVTPFSSPLVGFAGEQVQPIGLISLLVTAGTAPKQKTMMVDFLVIDRPGAYNAIVGRPALNKLKAVTSTYHLMMKFSTEEGVGEVKGDQT